The Akkermansia sp. N21116 genome includes a region encoding these proteins:
- a CDS encoding alpha/beta hydrolase produces the protein MTIKNGLLLACGLGLMGFATAGLSSAEEPAAAVSSSERPYSGEWFPLFKSIPDEGKEHVIAPGHITDTLCPKFQMFYPEGWKASDKRPVLVVFPGGGYGILAIEKEGTKIARWANELGMVAAVVKYRVTDQGSGKFTQFPGPLRDARQALRIIRRDAASMGADPAKIGVIGFSAGGHLASMMATIWDEKLSGETGDGLDAVPCRPDFAMLIYPVITLEDGVGHAGSRYKLFGSQVAPEVKARYSGDKRVTDKTPPLFLEQSKDDGVSCKNSELMELAAKAHGVDVTRVLYERGGHGYGMEIRNQPTDAWPKEAEKWLDSHGWTQRAK, from the coding sequence ATGACGATAAAAAACGGGTTGTTACTGGCGTGCGGGCTAGGGCTGATGGGCTTTGCTACCGCCGGATTGAGTTCTGCCGAGGAACCTGCTGCGGCAGTGTCTTCGTCTGAGAGACCGTATTCCGGTGAGTGGTTTCCCCTGTTTAAGTCGATTCCGGATGAAGGCAAGGAACATGTGATAGCTCCGGGGCATATTACTGATACTTTGTGTCCTAAGTTTCAGATGTTCTATCCCGAGGGCTGGAAGGCGAGCGACAAGCGTCCTGTGCTGGTGGTGTTTCCCGGCGGTGGATACGGTATTCTTGCGATTGAGAAGGAAGGGACTAAAATTGCCCGATGGGCGAATGAACTGGGGATGGTTGCCGCTGTGGTGAAGTATCGTGTGACGGATCAGGGGAGTGGGAAGTTTACTCAGTTTCCCGGTCCCTTGCGCGATGCCAGGCAGGCGTTGAGGATTATCCGCCGTGATGCGGCGAGCATGGGAGCGGATCCTGCAAAAATCGGAGTGATAGGGTTTTCTGCGGGAGGACATCTTGCTTCGATGATGGCGACGATTTGGGATGAAAAACTATCCGGCGAAACGGGAGACGGACTGGATGCCGTTCCCTGCCGTCCTGATTTTGCGATGCTGATTTATCCTGTGATTACTTTAGAGGATGGCGTGGGGCATGCCGGCAGCCGATATAAGCTGTTTGGCAGTCAGGTGGCACCTGAAGTAAAGGCTCGCTATTCCGGTGACAAGCGTGTGACGGACAAAACACCGCCCCTTTTTCTGGAACAATCGAAGGACGACGGTGTATCCTGCAAGAATAGCGAGTTGATGGAGCTGGCGGCCAAAGCGCACGGTGTGGATGTTACTCGCGTCCTGTATGAACGGGGCGGACATGGCTATGGCATGGAGATCCGTAACCAGCCGACGGATGCCTGGCCGAAGGAAGCCGAAAAATGGCTGGATTCTCACGGCTGGACGCAACGCGCCAAGTAA
- a CDS encoding NAD(P)-dependent oxidoreductase, translating into METLSVLSHCDKPIPMASLHQHILAELASFYRPEEFPVLRHQCAQWEKTRPLDGLKVLDATPHFRNTYAKYAALIAAGARLSIAIGPTLPHDPEALLQAQEFGIPVISPSEAIHSSFDLVLDCAGILAEVPAAMGYAELTRSGVARYTHAQSPVWVVDSGRIKQIETCLGTGDGFVRAMANWGYSLQKRRLIVFGYGKVGRGIVLMALRQGAEVTVVDIDTEVREHLPPGVGFIPLNAREQVRQAVVRAFCAVTATGVLHALEEILSPGDLQSPVLLANMGVEDEWGPSVPAERVLNAKQPANFSLKDPTLMRYIDPPMALHNAGALELARGGIPRGLHPPSPSLEISYGEIIRRHGLIGKELSLVGL; encoded by the coding sequence ATGGAAACCTTGTCCGTCCTCTCCCATTGTGATAAGCCCATCCCCATGGCGAGCCTTCATCAACATATCCTGGCGGAACTGGCCTCCTTCTACCGGCCTGAGGAATTTCCGGTTCTGAGGCACCAGTGCGCCCAATGGGAAAAAACACGTCCTCTGGACGGCTTGAAGGTTCTTGACGCCACACCCCATTTCCGCAATACATACGCCAAATACGCTGCACTGATCGCAGCAGGAGCCCGGCTTTCCATTGCCATCGGCCCAACTCTTCCACACGACCCGGAAGCTCTCCTCCAGGCGCAAGAATTCGGGATTCCGGTCATCTCACCCTCAGAAGCCATCCATTCCTCGTTCGATCTCGTCCTGGACTGCGCCGGCATCCTGGCGGAAGTCCCGGCGGCCATGGGATATGCCGAGCTAACCCGATCCGGCGTAGCACGCTATACTCATGCCCAGTCCCCGGTCTGGGTCGTAGACTCCGGCAGGATCAAACAAATAGAAACATGCCTCGGAACAGGGGACGGCTTCGTCCGGGCTATGGCAAACTGGGGATATTCTCTGCAAAAGCGCCGCCTCATCGTCTTCGGCTACGGCAAGGTTGGCAGAGGAATCGTGCTGATGGCCTTGCGCCAAGGTGCAGAAGTAACAGTCGTAGACATTGATACCGAAGTCCGAGAGCATTTGCCTCCGGGAGTCGGATTCATTCCCCTGAATGCACGGGAACAAGTTCGACAAGCTGTTGTTCGTGCCTTCTGCGCCGTTACGGCAACAGGCGTTCTACACGCCTTGGAGGAGATTCTATCCCCCGGAGACCTCCAATCCCCCGTCCTTCTTGCCAACATGGGCGTCGAAGACGAATGGGGGCCATCCGTCCCCGCAGAGCGGGTTCTCAACGCCAAGCAACCCGCCAACTTCTCCCTGAAAGATCCTACGCTCATGCGTTACATTGATCCTCCCATGGCCCTCCACAACGCAGGCGCACTTGAGTTGGCCCGGGGCGGCATTCCCCGGGGACTTCACCCCCCATCCCCGTCCTTGGAAATATCGTACGGTGAAATCATCCGCCGTCACGGATTGATCGGAAAAGAACTCAGCCTCGTCGGACTATAA
- a CDS encoding metal-dependent transcriptional regulator: MMTSNREDYLKSIEELQRRHGTVNNRLIADRLEVSPASVSEMLQKLAKEGLVEVKPERNVVLTEEGKKKALQLLRIHRLWEVFLVDHLGYAWSEVHEEAERLEHASSPLLAERLDHFLDYPRRCPHGGAIPGGEGNVSMQKLYRLVDLPVGVRAVIRRVPERRDLLELLSERGICLNEMVAPVESEGLESGILLELSDGRRTALPSVLADSILVSFADERILRKEPWD; encoded by the coding sequence ATGATGACGAGTAACAGGGAAGATTATTTGAAAAGCATCGAAGAATTGCAGCGCCGTCACGGCACTGTCAACAACAGGTTGATTGCGGATCGGCTGGAAGTGTCGCCTGCTTCGGTGAGTGAAATGTTGCAGAAACTGGCAAAGGAAGGTCTTGTTGAAGTGAAGCCGGAGAGGAATGTGGTGTTGACGGAGGAAGGAAAAAAGAAGGCTCTCCAGCTTCTTCGCATTCATCGCTTGTGGGAAGTTTTCCTCGTGGATCACCTTGGTTATGCCTGGAGCGAAGTCCATGAGGAGGCGGAGCGGTTGGAACATGCATCGTCGCCTCTCCTGGCGGAAAGACTGGATCATTTCCTGGATTATCCCCGGAGGTGTCCGCATGGCGGAGCCATCCCGGGAGGAGAAGGCAATGTCTCCATGCAAAAGCTCTACCGTTTGGTCGATTTGCCTGTCGGGGTTCGTGCGGTAATCCGGCGCGTACCCGAGCGCCGCGATTTGCTGGAGTTGCTTTCGGAACGCGGTATTTGCCTGAATGAGATGGTAGCCCCGGTAGAGTCCGAAGGATTGGAATCCGGTATTTTACTGGAACTTTCGGATGGACGCCGGACAGCTCTTCCCAGCGTGCTGGCGGATTCGATCCTGGTCTCCTTTGCGGATGAACGGATTCTTCGGAAGGAACCCTGGGATTAA
- a CDS encoding inorganic phosphate transporter — protein MDTIYYFILGILLLLACFDLVVGVSNDAANFLNSAVGSKAASRRTIVIVASIGILLGSICSSGMMEIARSGVFVPGQFYFHDVMMIFLAVMLTDVILLDVFNTYGLPTSTTVSLVFELLGAAVAVAAIKLLGAEPGVAGQLGDYINSSKALAIISGIFSSVVVAFTCGAIIMWISRFIFSFRYKKMFNRVGALWCGLALTAITYFALFKGLKGSSFVTKELIHSIDASLWFWLAVCMCFWTVVMGALQFLFKINILKIAVLAGTMALALSFAGNDLVNFIGVFMAGASSVEIAQGVAASGGDIATLTMGELAKPVVADWRYLFGAGIIMVLALAFSKRAQTVTETEVNLARQAGGIERFGSVPPARFVVRIAIMIGKFLRRVTPAPLGRFIEKRFEPLPEEEIPVGAPSFDLIRASVNLTVAALLISMATSLKLPLSTTYVTFMVAMGSSLADKAWGRDSAVYRITGVMTVISGWFFTAFAAFTMACIVAVVIMYGGVAGIAVVIAVATWLLVKSARLHKRRQQKREQYKIITDMRDVAAIRNACMEVCGLMNAMSGIYASTLDALHSEDRKLLKRLAKEANSMRKNLAEKVPSEVLPAINKLPRDLADRGRMYIQLMEYAGSSFDSLTVITRSGFNYIDNNHNGLDQELVRGLRRMGARIARISPALQEFVSSGDARLLDEVLEASRSLGDEFADAIRTNIVLQTEEVKDMRAALLYLSLLNEARSMIHKAYLLANTQREFPLGRAEA, from the coding sequence ATGGACACAATTTATTACTTTATTTTAGGGATTCTGCTTCTGCTGGCATGTTTCGATCTTGTTGTAGGCGTCTCGAATGATGCTGCCAACTTCCTGAACTCCGCCGTGGGAAGCAAGGCTGCCTCCCGGAGGACGATCGTCATCGTTGCCTCAATTGGTATTTTGCTGGGTTCCATTTGTTCCAGCGGGATGATGGAGATTGCCCGAAGCGGTGTGTTCGTTCCGGGGCAGTTTTACTTTCATGATGTGATGATGATCTTTCTGGCGGTTATGCTGACGGACGTGATTCTTCTGGATGTTTTCAATACGTACGGTTTGCCGACATCGACGACGGTCTCCCTGGTCTTTGAACTGTTGGGTGCTGCCGTAGCCGTGGCGGCGATCAAACTGCTGGGAGCGGAGCCGGGCGTTGCCGGACAGTTGGGGGATTATATTAACTCCAGCAAAGCTCTGGCGATTATTTCCGGGATTTTCTCTTCGGTGGTGGTCGCGTTCACATGCGGAGCGATTATCATGTGGATTTCGCGGTTTATTTTCTCGTTTCGGTACAAAAAGATGTTTAACCGGGTGGGGGCTTTGTGGTGTGGCTTGGCCTTGACGGCCATTACGTATTTTGCCCTGTTCAAAGGATTGAAGGGTAGTTCTTTTGTCACGAAGGAACTGATTCATTCCATTGATGCCAGTCTTTGGTTCTGGCTGGCCGTGTGCATGTGTTTCTGGACGGTTGTGATGGGAGCACTGCAATTCCTGTTCAAGATCAATATCCTCAAGATTGCCGTATTGGCCGGAACGATGGCTTTGGCCCTGTCCTTTGCCGGAAATGACTTGGTGAACTTCATCGGCGTATTCATGGCCGGCGCTTCGTCGGTGGAAATCGCGCAGGGGGTTGCCGCCTCCGGCGGGGACATTGCAACTCTGACCATGGGGGAACTGGCCAAACCTGTTGTGGCCGACTGGAGGTATTTGTTCGGAGCCGGCATAATCATGGTTCTGGCGCTGGCGTTTTCCAAACGAGCCCAGACGGTGACGGAAACGGAAGTCAACCTGGCCCGTCAGGCAGGCGGGATTGAGCGTTTCGGTTCCGTGCCTCCTGCGCGTTTTGTCGTGCGTATCGCTATCATGATCGGCAAGTTCCTCCGGAGAGTGACTCCGGCTCCCCTGGGGCGTTTTATCGAAAAGCGCTTCGAGCCGTTGCCGGAGGAAGAGATCCCGGTTGGAGCCCCTTCGTTTGACTTGATTCGTGCCTCCGTGAACCTGACGGTGGCGGCACTTCTGATTTCCATGGCAACATCTCTGAAGCTTCCTCTGTCTACCACCTATGTGACTTTCATGGTCGCCATGGGTTCATCCCTGGCCGACAAAGCGTGGGGACGCGATAGTGCCGTGTACCGGATTACCGGGGTGATGACTGTGATTTCCGGGTGGTTTTTTACAGCGTTTGCCGCGTTTACGATGGCTTGTATCGTGGCAGTTGTGATCATGTATGGCGGAGTTGCCGGTATTGCCGTGGTCATCGCCGTTGCCACATGGTTGCTGGTGAAGAGCGCCCGGCTTCACAAGAGACGCCAGCAAAAGCGGGAACAGTATAAGATTATTACCGATATGCGCGATGTGGCCGCAATCCGCAATGCCTGCATGGAGGTGTGCGGTCTCATGAATGCCATGTCCGGGATTTATGCCAGTACGCTGGATGCCCTGCATTCCGAAGACAGGAAACTTCTGAAGCGTTTGGCGAAGGAAGCCAACAGTATGCGCAAGAATCTCGCGGAGAAGGTTCCTTCGGAGGTTCTTCCGGCGATTAATAAATTGCCCCGCGATTTGGCCGACCGAGGCAGAATGTATATCCAGCTGATGGAATATGCCGGTTCTTCTTTCGATTCCCTGACGGTGATTACGCGTTCCGGTTTCAACTACATTGATAATAATCACAATGGTCTGGATCAGGAACTCGTCCGGGGCCTGCGCAGAATGGGCGCCCGCATTGCACGGATCAGTCCGGCTCTTCAGGAGTTTGTCTCTTCCGGCGATGCCAGGTTGCTGGATGAAGTCCTGGAGGCTTCCCGTTCTCTGGGCGATGAGTTTGCGGATGCTATCCGGACGAACATTGTGCTTCAGACCGAGGAGGTCAAGGATATGCGTGCCGCACTGCTGTATCTGAGCCTGTTGAATGAAGCTCGTTCCATGATCCATAAGGCATACCTCCTGGCCAATACCCAGCGCGAGTTTCCCCTTGGTCGGGCGGAGGCCTGA
- a CDS encoding sugar O-acetyltransferase, translated as MTEKEKMLSSALYHPMDPELIADRASIKRIIHRFNTMEPDLVRERHDLIRPWLASPTEHFHIEPPFHCDYGYNISIGENSYINYNLTVLDCGKVTIGKNAFIGPNVSIYTPNHPIDANLRNSGVETAFPVTIGDNVWLGGSVTILPGVTIGDNVVIGAGSVVTKDIPSHSVAVGNPCRVVKKLSSDV; from the coding sequence ATGACTGAAAAGGAAAAAATGCTGTCCTCCGCGTTGTATCATCCAATGGATCCCGAACTCATTGCCGACCGAGCTTCCATCAAAAGGATTATTCACCGATTCAATACCATGGAACCGGATCTCGTCCGGGAACGCCACGACCTGATACGCCCCTGGCTGGCTTCCCCCACGGAACACTTCCATATCGAACCTCCCTTCCATTGCGACTACGGTTACAATATCAGCATCGGGGAAAATTCCTATATCAATTACAACCTGACTGTGCTGGATTGCGGAAAAGTCACCATCGGAAAAAATGCCTTCATCGGCCCCAATGTCAGCATCTATACCCCCAACCACCCCATTGACGCCAATCTGCGCAATTCGGGCGTTGAAACGGCCTTTCCCGTTACGATCGGGGATAACGTCTGGCTCGGAGGGAGCGTTACCATCCTCCCCGGTGTCACCATCGGAGACAATGTCGTCATCGGCGCCGGAAGCGTCGTTACCAAAGACATCCCGTCCCATTCCGTTGCCGTCGGCAATCCCTGCCGCGTCGTCAAAAAGCTTTCCTCCGACGTATAA
- the ilvD gene encoding dihydroxy-acid dehydratase, producing MRSDRVKAGFEHAPHRSLLRATGMTDEDLKRPFIAICNSFNEVIPGHVHLNKVAQLIKEEVRKAGGTPVEFNLPGVCDGIAMGHQGMKFSLASRELIADSVETMLSAHAFDAMICIPNCDKIVPGMIMGAMRCNIPTIFCSGGPMAAGQGEDGSALDLNSVFEAVAQFKNGKIDEHQLYKMECSACPGAGSCSGMFTANSMNCLCEVIGLALPGNGTLLALSEERKEFWKKSARRAVEIAKADGPLPRDIVTQDSIDNAFTIDMAMGGSSNTVLHTLAIANEAGVEYDLNRINDISKRTPNICKVAPSSRFHMQDVLRAGGISAIINEIAKITGALHLDCITVSGKTLGDQVAGAEIKDETVIHKLENAYTKDGGLAILFGNLAENGAVVKSAGVLPEMKEFKGEAIIFESQEDACEGILAGRVKPGHVVVIRNEGPKGGPGMQEMLAPTSYIMGQGLGSSVALITDGRFSGATHGACIGHVSPEAAEGGVIGLLKDGDIIEYSIPQRFLKVHLDDQEIAARRAQWTPTYNPIQSSWLNRYRKLATNASKGAILEKD from the coding sequence ATGCGAAGCGATCGAGTCAAGGCAGGTTTCGAGCATGCCCCGCACCGCAGCCTGTTGCGGGCGACGGGGATGACGGACGAAGACCTCAAGCGTCCATTCATTGCCATTTGCAATTCATTCAACGAAGTCATTCCCGGCCATGTCCACCTCAACAAGGTCGCCCAGCTGATCAAGGAGGAAGTACGCAAAGCCGGAGGAACTCCGGTCGAATTCAACCTGCCGGGAGTCTGCGACGGTATTGCCATGGGCCATCAGGGAATGAAATTCTCCCTGGCCAGCCGCGAACTGATTGCCGACAGCGTAGAAACAATGCTGTCCGCTCACGCCTTTGACGCCATGATCTGCATCCCGAACTGCGACAAGATCGTACCGGGCATGATCATGGGAGCCATGCGCTGCAATATCCCTACGATTTTCTGCAGCGGAGGCCCCATGGCTGCAGGACAGGGAGAAGACGGTTCCGCCCTGGATCTCAACAGCGTTTTCGAAGCCGTCGCCCAGTTCAAGAACGGCAAAATCGACGAGCACCAGCTTTACAAAATGGAATGCAGCGCCTGCCCCGGAGCCGGTTCCTGCTCCGGCATGTTCACGGCCAATTCCATGAACTGCCTCTGCGAAGTCATCGGCCTTGCCCTCCCCGGCAACGGTACCTTGCTGGCTCTTTCCGAAGAACGCAAGGAGTTCTGGAAGAAATCCGCCCGCCGTGCCGTCGAAATAGCTAAAGCGGACGGTCCCCTTCCACGTGATATTGTCACCCAGGATTCTATCGACAATGCCTTTACCATCGACATGGCTATGGGGGGAAGTTCCAACACCGTCCTCCATACGCTGGCCATCGCCAACGAAGCGGGAGTCGAATACGACCTCAACCGCATCAACGATATTTCCAAACGGACTCCGAACATCTGCAAGGTAGCCCCGTCCTCCCGGTTCCATATGCAGGACGTATTGCGTGCCGGCGGCATCAGCGCCATTATCAACGAAATCGCCAAAATCACCGGAGCCCTTCATCTCGACTGTATCACCGTCAGCGGCAAGACGCTCGGAGACCAGGTCGCCGGAGCTGAAATCAAGGACGAAACCGTCATCCACAAACTCGAAAACGCCTACACGAAGGACGGCGGCCTCGCCATCCTCTTCGGCAATCTGGCAGAAAACGGAGCCGTGGTCAAATCCGCCGGAGTTCTGCCGGAAATGAAGGAGTTCAAGGGAGAAGCCATCATCTTTGAATCCCAGGAAGACGCCTGCGAAGGCATCCTCGCCGGCAGAGTCAAGCCCGGTCATGTGGTCGTCATCCGCAACGAAGGTCCCAAGGGAGGCCCCGGCATGCAGGAAATGCTGGCTCCGACGTCCTACATCATGGGACAGGGACTCGGCTCCTCCGTAGCTCTAATCACGGACGGACGTTTCTCCGGAGCTACGCATGGTGCCTGCATCGGTCATGTTTCTCCGGAAGCTGCTGAAGGAGGCGTCATCGGATTGCTGAAAGACGGGGACATCATCGAATACTCCATTCCCCAGCGCTTCCTGAAAGTCCACTTGGATGATCAGGAAATTGCCGCACGCCGGGCTCAATGGACACCGACATACAATCCCATCCAATCCTCCTGGCTCAACCGCTACCGCAAACTGGCCACCAACGCCAGCAAAGGGGCTATCCTGGAGAAGGATTAA